One window from the genome of Calliopsis andreniformis isolate RMS-2024a chromosome 12, iyCalAndr_principal, whole genome shotgun sequence encodes:
- the LOC143185971 gene encoding heat shock protein 83 — translation MKRQERNKEEDDKAEFSNLFKIMKIILGNKVEQIVTLNWLLASPYDMSTMGYVEAKEHLGIYPFHVLIRDLH, via the exons ATGAAGAGGCAAGAAAGAAACAAGGAAGAAGATGACAAGGCTGAGTTTtcaaatttgtttaaaataatgaaGATCATTCTTGGCAACAAAGTTGAACAAATTGTAACATTAAACTGGTTACTTGCCTCTCCCTATG ATATGTCTACTATGGGGTATGTGGAGGCAAAGGAGCATCTTGGGATTTATCCATTTCATGTTCTTATTAGGGATCTCCATTGA
- the LOC143185716 gene encoding uncharacterized protein LOC143185716 isoform X3: MIKFRKGGINRATTGATTTSSTHPGPTMSQQTTGATGPNVVVLPTIQDIQLPPRYRRRPIDEKEIAYINRGGPE, translated from the exons ATGATTAAATTCCGTAAGGGAGGAATTAACAGAG CAACTACAGGTGCAACGACAACATCGTCCACGCATCCAGGGCCGACGATGTCTCAACAAACTACTGGTGCGACGGGCCCTAACGTGGTTGTTTTACCAACAATACAGGACATTCAATTACCTCCACGATATCGAAGACGACCCATAGATGAAAAAGAAATAGCATATATCAAT CGAGGTGGTCCAGAATAA
- the LOC143185716 gene encoding alpha-ketoglutarate dehydrogenase component 4 isoform X1, with protein sequence MMASKGWKVIKPHVPMIKFRKGGINRATTGATTTSSTHPGPTMSQQTTGATGPNVVVLPTIQDIQLPPRYRRRPIDEKEIAYINRGGPE encoded by the exons ATGATGGCAAGTAAAGGTTGGAAG GTAATAAAACCGCATGTACCGATGATTAAATTCCGTAAGGGAGGAATTAACAGAG CAACTACAGGTGCAACGACAACATCGTCCACGCATCCAGGGCCGACGATGTCTCAACAAACTACTGGTGCGACGGGCCCTAACGTGGTTGTTTTACCAACAATACAGGACATTCAATTACCTCCACGATATCGAAGACGACCCATAGATGAAAAAGAAATAGCATATATCAAT CGAGGTGGTCCAGAATAA
- the LOC143186307 gene encoding uncharacterized protein LOC143186307 — translation MSVRRDPVEPEKRWKGPTGPEGGSGLGVEGVPGVRGSSKVISSCTAPGVTLLSFRLSFLLFRSSSLLCHCALVKDGEETSTGLKIHRSIRLCPRLRFTRRERGSTVNACMLLTMPSETNHLRSRKGASRLLSSDYIFKIRFEN, via the exons ATGAGCGTTCGAAGAGACCCCGTGGAACCAGAGAAAAGGTGGAAGGGGCCGACAGGCCCCGAGGGGGGTTCTGGTCTTGGTGTTGAGGGGGTTCCGGGGGTAAGGGGCAGCTCGAAAG TGATCTCATCTTGTACCGCGCCAGGTGTGACTCTTCTCTCTTTCCGTCTCTCTTTCCTCCTCTTTCGGTCCTCGAGCCTGCTGTGCCATTGCGCTTTGGTAAAAGACGGAGAAGAAACCAGTACCGGACTTAAAATTCACCGATCGATTCGACTGTGCCCTCGACTTCGATTCACTCGCAG AGAACGTGGAAGCACCGTCAATGCGTGCATGTTGTTAACCATGCCAAGTGAAACAAACCATTTGCGATCGAGAAAAGGAGCTAGTCGATTATTATCGAGCGACTACATATTCAAGATACGATTCGAAAACTGA
- the LOC143185716 gene encoding alpha-ketoglutarate dehydrogenase component 4 isoform X2, whose product MMASKGWKVIKPHVPMIKFRKGGINRGATTTSSTHPGPTMSQQTTGATGPNVVVLPTIQDIQLPPRYRRRPIDEKEIAYINRGGPE is encoded by the exons ATGATGGCAAGTAAAGGTTGGAAG GTAATAAAACCGCATGTACCGATGATTAAATTCCGTAAGGGAGGAATTAACAGAG GTGCAACGACAACATCGTCCACGCATCCAGGGCCGACGATGTCTCAACAAACTACTGGTGCGACGGGCCCTAACGTGGTTGTTTTACCAACAATACAGGACATTCAATTACCTCCACGATATCGAAGACGACCCATAGATGAAAAAGAAATAGCATATATCAAT CGAGGTGGTCCAGAATAA
- the Mst gene encoding misato mitochondrial distribution and morphology regulator: MSSREVLTIQLGHYSNFIGTHWWNLQESNFSYDPDNPSEINHDVLYREGENFKRQITYTPRLLLVDLKGSLGYLKEESTLYDVEQREEVETLWDDKKVEVSQEETSTKPLFIKSLDSEIPSRLEATSYDLENDVNSWVDYLLPRFHPRTLNVIKQYKHDRTTLPFDVFTYGRNLWYTEQFSEDFCERIRSYVEECDLMQGFHVILDSVDGFSGLGAMCVQHLQDEYGKSILSFPCMDSKRPESSASDLIRVINTALCWQHIEEHSSLYSPICCNEIGWSQAGNARIFDHLKYNSESKYHASALLATALDTLTIRYRRKDYPNVVLSDLCADLNKLGRKAAATSLTLPFPMTAEMDLIDVLDEFTGTLWTSLTPGCDIPMDRSMQSVVLRGITEERLKRPISHAMKQMSKPAYRCSTVHEMMMLYLSCTCHASATYLSTIPSALKITDPYPKIFNNNVTETGNTIEWPVGTDVKSVPVMAGLHSGNNIATMYESLYNQVSRIRNFRKFHMFMDSGLEEDEFKECLNYLLDSKENYEDHYI, encoded by the exons ATGTCTTCGCGTGAAGTGTTAACTATACAGTTGGGCCACTATTCGAATTTTATTGGTACTCATTGGTGGAACTTGCAG GAATCCAATTTTTCCTATGATCCTGACAATCCATCTGAAATAAATCATGATGTTTTATACAGGGAAGGAGAAAATTTCAAG AGGCAAATTACATATACACCCAGATTATTACTTGTGGATTTAAAAGGATCGCTTGGATATTTAAAAGAAGAAAGTACATTATATGATGTTGAGCAACGCGAAGAAGTAGAAACTTTATGGGATGATAAGAAGGTAGAAGTCAGCCAAGAAGAAACATCTACTAAACCTCTATTTATTAAGAGTTTAGACAGTGAAATTCCATCACGTCTAGAAGCAACATCTTACGATTTAGAAAATGATGTGAATTCATGGGTAGATTATCTGTTACCTAGATTTCATCCTAGAACATTGAATGTAATTAAACAGTATAAACATGATCGCACTACTCTCCCATTCGATGTCTTCACTTATGGAAGAAACTTATGGTATACTGAACAATTTTCTGAAGATTTCTGTGAAAGGATAAGAAGTTACGTTGAAGAGTGCGATTTGATGCAAGGTTTTCAC GTAATCTTAGATTCTGTGGATGGGTTCTCCGGGTTAGGAGCGATGTGCGTGCAGCACTTACAGGACGAATATGGAAAGAGCATCCTATCTTTTCCATGTATGGACAGTAAAAGACCTGAATCTTCTGCCTCTGATTTGATTAGGGTAATTAACACGGCTCTCTGTTGGCAACATATAGAAGAACACTCTTCGTTGTACAGTCCAATTTGTTGCAATGAAATTGGTTGGTCACAAGCTGGAAATGCACGGATATTTGATCACTTAAAGTATAATTCCGAATCGAAGTATCACGCTAGCGCTCTTTTAGCAACTGCTCTAGATACATTAACCATAAGATACAGACGTAAAGATTATCCGAATGTCGTCTTGTCTGACTTGTGTGCCGATCTTAACAAACTCGGCCGAAAAGCAGCGGCAACAAGTTTAACTCTGCCATTTCCAATGACAGCAGAAATGGATTTGATAGATGTGCTAGACGAATTTACCGGAACGTTGTGGACAAGTCTGACACCGGGTTGTGACATACCAATGGATAGAAGTATGCAAAGCGTAGTATTGCGAGGAATTACCGAAGAAAGATTAAAACGACCTATATCCCATGCGATGAAACAAATGTCAAAGCCTGCGTACAGATGTTCCACTGTACACGAAATGATGATGCTTTATCTATCTTGTACTTGCCATGCATCGGCAACATATTTGTCAACCATTCCATCGGCATTGAAAATTACAGATCCATAtccaaaaatttttaataataacgTGACTGAAACTGGAAACACAATCGAATGGCCTGTAGGAACAG ACGTGAAGTCCGTTCCCGTGATGGCTGGTTTACATAGTGGAAATAACATAGCCACAATGTACGAGTCATTGTACAATCAAGTTAGCAGAATAAGAAATTTCAGAAAATTTCACATGTTTATGGACTCTGGCTTGGAGGAAGATGAGTTTAAGGAATGCCTTAATTATTTGCTCGATTCTAAAGAAAATTATGAAGATCATTACATTTAA